In Argiope bruennichi chromosome 4, qqArgBrue1.1, whole genome shotgun sequence, a single window of DNA contains:
- the LOC129966047 gene encoding mid1-interacting protein 1-B-like produces MLNYGEGPAPVVPTSAIRRRPGAGDRFTCSQQSVLSAIDRFVKAVNNMDATVLVPSRLKDMEVQNRRKTQPPPPGIQYQDLYSFYTMLKDVKTELLWGPSSMNATLFPVAGSLSGMSSPRRSTLGMMMPPGMTTGMTTPRQSSDDGLGSSMGCSSDQDTDSDFESIMTDRESMIIEQTSHLATAFRHHLHGLHAILHQLADSADYLSSRYQEEIESPMV; encoded by the coding sequence ATGCTAAATTACGGTGAGGGTCCGGCACCGGTCGTCCCGACATCGGCTATCCGAAGAAGACCTGGTGCTGGAGATCGATTCACATGCTCTCAACAATCGGTGTTAAGTGCGATTGATCGATTTGTGAAAGCCGTCAATAACATGGATGCTACTGTTTTGGTGCCCTCTCGCCTCAAGGATATGGAAGTGCAAAATCGAAGAAAGACCCAACCTCCACCTCCAGGAATCCAATATCAAGATTTATACAGTTTCTATACTATGTTGAAAGATGTGAAAACCGAGTTGCTTTGGGGTCCCTCGTCTATGAATGCAACTCTCTTCCCTGTTGCAGGGTCTCTCAGTGGAATGTCCAGTCCTCGGAGATCAACTTTAGGAATGATGATGCCACCAGGGATGACCACAGGAATGACCACACCCAGGCAATCATCCGATGACGGATTAGGAAGCAGCATGGGCTGTTCCTCTGATCAGGATACAGACAGTGATTTTGAGAGCATTATGACAGACCGTGAAAGCATGATTATTGAGCAAACTTCGCATCTTGCCACAGCCTTCCGCCATCATCTCCATGGACTTCATGCAATCTTGCATCAGTTAGCTGATTCCGCGGATTATTTATCTAGTCGGTATCAAGAAGAAATCGAGTCACCGATGGTATAG